One genomic region from Natrinema caseinilyticum encodes:
- a CDS encoding succinic semialdehyde dehydrogenase — MSLETGSRPVNLAETSISDSWLSGLAARVDSNGAETIDVRASATDAVIGSIPDCTEADVERAVERARNAQSSWAETSVDERGERIDRFGDLVLKHRAKLLDCLQLETGKSRRDAVEEVLDVAFTCSYYADRAAGALDDERRRGVFPVATTARVTYEPVGVVGAISPWNYPLTLSLTDVLPALLAGNTVVLKPDEKTPYTALALAELLERAGLPDGCFEIVTGRGATVGPALIDRVDYVSFTGSTETGRSVAERAGRNLIDCSLELGGKNPLVVLDDADVETAARGAVQACFTNAGQLCLAAERLYVAEAVYDEFLEAFVEATRGLTLGTAFDFADDVGSLIDGDQLERVEAHVEDARERGATVRTGGKRRPDVGPFCYEPTILTDVDRDATAACEETFGPVVSVESVPDVATAIERANDSDYGLNASVWTGDRQRGVAVAREIDCGTVCVNDAYISGWAAVDAPMGGFGDSGLGRRHGPEGVKRYLESRTIATSRIGPLDVPPTVPTSWYARGMFTLARVQNRLPTVSSTRRWLEDATSSLREARS; from the coding sequence ATGTCACTCGAGACTGGTTCGCGGCCTGTCAATCTCGCCGAGACGAGTATCTCCGACTCGTGGCTCTCGGGGCTAGCCGCTCGTGTCGATTCGAACGGGGCCGAAACGATCGACGTGCGGGCCTCGGCGACGGACGCTGTGATCGGATCGATCCCCGACTGCACCGAGGCCGACGTCGAGCGGGCCGTCGAGCGTGCCCGAAACGCCCAGTCGTCGTGGGCCGAAACCTCGGTCGACGAGCGCGGCGAACGGATCGATCGCTTCGGCGACCTCGTCTTGAAACACCGCGCGAAACTGCTCGACTGCCTCCAACTCGAGACGGGCAAGTCCCGCCGCGACGCGGTCGAGGAGGTCCTCGACGTCGCGTTCACCTGCTCGTACTACGCCGATCGCGCCGCTGGAGCGCTCGACGACGAGCGGCGCCGCGGGGTGTTCCCGGTGGCGACGACGGCCCGCGTGACCTACGAGCCGGTCGGCGTCGTCGGGGCGATCTCGCCGTGGAACTATCCGCTCACGCTGTCGCTGACCGACGTCCTGCCCGCGCTCCTCGCCGGCAACACCGTCGTCCTCAAACCCGACGAGAAGACACCCTACACTGCACTCGCGCTCGCGGAGCTGCTCGAGCGAGCGGGGCTGCCCGACGGCTGCTTCGAGATCGTCACCGGGCGCGGGGCGACGGTCGGCCCGGCCCTGATCGACCGCGTCGACTACGTCTCGTTTACCGGAAGCACCGAGACGGGCCGGTCAGTCGCCGAACGGGCGGGACGAAATCTGATCGATTGCTCGCTCGAGTTGGGCGGGAAGAACCCGCTGGTCGTCCTCGACGATGCCGACGTCGAGACGGCCGCCCGCGGGGCGGTCCAGGCCTGTTTCACGAACGCCGGCCAACTGTGTCTCGCCGCCGAGCGACTCTACGTCGCCGAGGCGGTCTACGACGAATTTCTCGAGGCCTTCGTCGAGGCGACGCGAGGACTCACGCTCGGGACCGCCTTCGACTTCGCGGACGACGTCGGATCGCTGATCGACGGCGACCAGCTCGAGCGCGTCGAGGCCCACGTGGAGGACGCACGCGAGCGGGGCGCGACGGTTCGCACGGGCGGAAAGCGCCGACCGGACGTCGGGCCGTTCTGCTACGAGCCGACGATTTTGACCGACGTCGACCGAGACGCGACGGCCGCGTGCGAAGAGACGTTCGGCCCGGTCGTCTCGGTCGAATCCGTTCCCGACGTCGCGACGGCTATCGAACGGGCGAACGACTCGGACTACGGCCTGAACGCGAGCGTCTGGACCGGCGACCGACAGCGCGGCGTCGCCGTCGCTCGCGAAATCGACTGCGGGACGGTCTGCGTCAACGACGCGTACATCTCCGGCTGGGCGGCCGTCGACGCGCCGATGGGCGGCTTCGGTGACTCCGGACTCGGTCGCCGACACGGTCCCGAGGGAGTAAAGCGCTACCTCGAGTCGCGGACGATCGCGACCTCCCGGATCGGGCCGCTCGACGTGCCGCCGACGGTCCCGACGTCGTGGTACGCCCGCGGAATGTTCACGCTCGCACGCGTCCAGAACCGATTACCGACCGTCTCGAGCACGAGACGGTGGCTCGAAGACGCGACGTCCTCGCTCCGAGAGGCGAGGTCCTGA
- a CDS encoding TrmB family transcriptional regulator — protein MPDPEEAVTSLEELGLTEYEARCFVALTRLSKGTAKEVSQVADVPRSRVYDTIERLERKGLVSVQQTDPREYKGVPVETACQLLREDFDDRIDAAENALRQLETPESPEDEGVWAIGKREHVTERVVTFLEDAENTVQYLIPATEVVDDRILATLASADDRNVDLYLEVPTEADREDFAAAVPGATIAVAPDLERTNDVRGQWPAQLLMVDQRAILAAGLRESDLPDVHDEVAVWTYGRDHGFAVWIRELLDDRLADRDRKSG, from the coding sequence GTGCCCGACCCCGAAGAAGCGGTCACGAGTCTCGAGGAACTCGGTCTAACGGAGTACGAGGCCCGCTGTTTCGTCGCGCTCACCCGCCTCTCGAAGGGGACCGCAAAGGAGGTGAGCCAGGTCGCGGACGTCCCTCGATCGCGGGTGTACGACACCATCGAGCGACTCGAGCGCAAGGGATTGGTCAGCGTCCAGCAGACCGACCCCCGCGAGTACAAGGGCGTCCCGGTCGAGACCGCGTGTCAACTGCTCCGCGAGGACTTCGACGACCGTATCGACGCCGCGGAGAACGCCCTCAGACAGCTCGAAACGCCCGAATCACCGGAGGACGAAGGTGTCTGGGCGATCGGGAAGCGAGAACACGTTACGGAACGGGTCGTCACCTTCCTCGAGGACGCAGAGAACACGGTCCAGTACCTGATCCCGGCGACCGAGGTCGTCGACGACCGAATCCTCGCGACGCTGGCGTCGGCCGATGACCGAAACGTCGACCTGTACCTCGAAGTGCCCACGGAGGCCGATCGCGAGGACTTCGCGGCAGCGGTTCCGGGGGCAACGATCGCAGTCGCACCGGATCTCGAGCGAACGAACGACGTTCGCGGCCAGTGGCCGGCGCAGTTGCTCATGGTCGATCAGCGAGCGATCCTCGCGGCCGGACTCAGAGAGAGCGACCTCCCGGACGTACACGACGAGGTGGCCGTCTGGACCTACGGCCGCGATCACGGCTTCGCCGTCTGGATCCGCGAGTTACTCGATGACCGCCTCGCGGATCGCGACCGGAAATCGGGGTGA
- a CDS encoding 4Fe-4S dicluster domain-containing protein, translated as MAIDPQFHENREQVDEHEGHVVWGPVDEPEELGIHGTHVAVDFDLCIADGACLEDCPVDVFEWVETPGHPESEEKADPAKEAQCIDCMLCVDVCPVDAIDVDAGRTA; from the coding sequence ATGGCCATAGACCCACAGTTCCACGAGAACCGCGAACAGGTCGACGAACACGAGGGACACGTCGTCTGGGGTCCCGTCGACGAACCGGAAGAACTCGGTATCCACGGCACGCACGTCGCGGTCGATTTCGACCTCTGCATCGCGGACGGTGCCTGTCTCGAGGACTGTCCGGTCGACGTCTTCGAGTGGGTCGAGACGCCGGGCCACCCCGAAAGTGAAGAGAAAGCGGACCCGGCCAAGGAAGCCCAGTGTATCGATTGTATGCTCTGCGTCGATGTCTGCCCCGTCGATGCTATCGACGTCGACGCCGGCCGAACGGCGTAG
- a CDS encoding DUF6757 family protein has product MNCHYCDREAAFAAESDGLRVGLCEEHFRERLQELAEADGLESLKERVDVDRAE; this is encoded by the coding sequence ATGAACTGTCACTACTGTGACCGCGAGGCCGCCTTCGCCGCGGAGTCCGACGGACTCAGAGTGGGCCTTTGCGAGGAACACTTCCGCGAGCGGTTACAGGAGCTCGCCGAAGCTGATGGGCTCGAGAGCCTCAAGGAACGGGTCGACGTCGACCGCGCCGAGTAA
- a CDS encoding PHP domain-containing protein — MPYADLHVHTTRSDGSLELEAVPEAARRGGVEVVAITDHDRVQPFDGPVVECDGVTLLNGVELRVETDGGQRVDLLGYGLEPSADLEAILADIQANRIERGRAIVDRVESRLGIDLGVTIGGGFGRPHIARAIEAHPDVEYDYQGAFDHLIGSDCPCYVPRDVPPFERGRKALAESSRLVSLAHPLRYRDPEGALALAADLDAVERQYPYGRDVDCEPVERVIECYDLLTTGGSDAHDERLGVDGLSRQAYERLDLPT; from the coding sequence ATGCCATACGCGGATTTACACGTCCACACGACCCGCTCCGACGGGAGCCTCGAGCTCGAGGCGGTTCCGGAGGCCGCTCGCCGCGGCGGCGTCGAGGTCGTCGCGATCACGGATCACGACCGGGTGCAGCCGTTCGACGGACCGGTCGTCGAGTGCGACGGCGTCACCCTCCTCAACGGGGTCGAACTCCGGGTCGAGACGGACGGGGGCCAGCGAGTCGACTTGCTCGGCTACGGACTCGAGCCGAGCGCGGATCTCGAGGCCATTCTGGCGGACATCCAGGCGAACCGAATCGAGCGGGGGCGTGCGATCGTCGACCGTGTCGAGTCGCGACTCGGTATCGACCTCGGCGTGACGATCGGCGGCGGGTTCGGGCGACCGCACATCGCGCGGGCGATCGAAGCCCACCCCGACGTCGAGTACGATTATCAGGGCGCGTTCGATCACCTCATCGGCTCCGATTGCCCGTGTTACGTGCCCCGGGACGTCCCGCCGTTCGAACGGGGACGCAAGGCGCTGGCCGAGTCGTCTCGGCTCGTTTCGCTGGCCCATCCGTTGCGGTACCGCGATCCGGAAGGCGCGCTCGCGCTGGCGGCCGACCTGGACGCCGTCGAACGACAGTATCCGTACGGCCGGGACGTCGACTGCGAACCCGTCGAGCGGGTGATCGAGTGTTACGACCTGCTCACGACCGGCGGGAGCGACGCCCACGACGAGCGACTCGGGGTCGATGGACTCTCGCGTCAGGCCTACGAGCGTCTCGATCTCCCGACGTAG
- a CDS encoding DUF5789 family protein: MLLNGTGEVIDDHEYPATTEELIDEYGDRTLELPNGSETVGDVLARLESETFENSEDARFAVYSAVSDKAVGRVGYSDRDPTPVGSPYSPDAVSF, translated from the coding sequence ATGCTGCTCAATGGCACCGGCGAGGTCATCGACGACCACGAGTACCCCGCGACAACCGAGGAACTGATCGACGAGTACGGCGATCGAACCCTCGAACTCCCCAACGGTAGCGAAACGGTCGGCGACGTACTCGCCCGCCTCGAGTCCGAAACTTTCGAAAATTCGGAAGACGCACGCTTCGCAGTCTACTCCGCAGTCAGTGACAAAGCCGTCGGCCGCGTCGGCTACAGCGACCGCGACCCGACGCCAGTCGGTAGTCCGTACTCGCCCGACGCCGTCTCGTTCTAA
- a CDS encoding PQQ-binding-like beta-propeller repeat protein codes for MDGSLFANYDSSVYALDAATGDEAWQFAADEAITQPRIADGTVFVASDYTTVHALDTGIQNSSE; via the coding sequence GTGGATGGCTCCCTCTTCGCGAACTACGACAGTTCCGTGTACGCGTTGGATGCTGCGACGGGTGACGAAGCGTGGCAGTTCGCCGCCGACGAAGCAATCACCCAGCCGAGGATAGCGGACGGCACCGTCTTCGTTGCGAGCGACTACACGACGGTACACGCACTGGATACTGGTATCCAGAACTCGAGCGAGTGA
- a CDS encoding zinc-dependent alcohol dehydrogenase family protein, giving the protein MRAAVLEEHAEPLSIEDVDAPDPTPTGAVVAVEACGVCRSDWHGWQGDWGWLGIETQPGQILGHEPAGRVVAVGDDVEEIDEGDHVAVPFNLGDGVCPQCQRGHSNTCENVMPLGFIQEVQGAFAEQVHVPIADHNLVKLPEGVSSVDMAGLGCRFMTSFHALAHRADVGAGDWVAIHGCGGVGLSAVHIADALGGNVIAVDLKDEKLEKARELGAVETINAEDVDNVPREVKGITDGGAAIAMDALGIETTSQNSVGSLDTRGQHIQVGLTTQEEQGMIHLPTDAMVMGEIEFIGSLGMPVTRYDEIFRMVATGKLRPSGVVSETIGLEDVSDKLEAMTDFETVGIPVIDEF; this is encoded by the coding sequence ATGCGCGCAGCAGTCCTCGAGGAGCACGCGGAACCGCTATCGATCGAAGACGTCGACGCACCCGATCCGACGCCGACCGGTGCGGTCGTCGCGGTCGAAGCCTGCGGCGTCTGCCGGAGCGACTGGCACGGCTGGCAGGGTGACTGGGGATGGCTCGGCATCGAGACACAGCCTGGCCAGATTCTCGGCCACGAACCCGCCGGCCGGGTCGTCGCCGTCGGCGACGACGTCGAGGAGATCGACGAGGGAGACCACGTCGCGGTCCCGTTCAACCTCGGCGACGGGGTGTGTCCGCAGTGCCAGCGGGGCCACTCCAACACCTGCGAGAACGTGATGCCGCTCGGCTTCATCCAGGAGGTCCAGGGCGCGTTCGCGGAACAGGTTCACGTCCCGATCGCGGATCACAACCTCGTGAAACTCCCCGAGGGCGTCTCGTCGGTCGACATGGCCGGCCTCGGCTGTCGTTTCATGACGTCGTTCCACGCGCTTGCCCACCGCGCCGACGTCGGGGCCGGCGACTGGGTAGCGATCCACGGTTGCGGCGGCGTCGGTCTCTCGGCGGTCCACATCGCCGACGCGCTGGGCGGCAACGTCATCGCGGTCGACCTCAAAGACGAGAAACTCGAGAAGGCCCGCGAACTCGGGGCCGTCGAGACGATCAACGCCGAGGACGTGGATAACGTCCCGCGCGAAGTGAAGGGAATCACCGACGGCGGGGCGGCCATCGCGATGGACGCCCTCGGGATCGAAACGACGAGCCAGAACTCCGTAGGGAGTCTCGACACGCGCGGCCAACACATCCAGGTCGGACTCACGACCCAGGAGGAACAGGGGATGATCCACCTCCCGACGGACGCGATGGTCATGGGCGAGATCGAATTTATCGGCTCGCTCGGCATGCCGGTGACCCGCTACGACGAGATCTTCCGGATGGTCGCGACCGGGAAACTCCGACCGTCGGGGGTCGTCTCCGAGACGATCGGCCTCGAGGACGTCAGCGACAAACTCGAGGCGATGACCGACTTCGAGACGGTCGGCATTCCGGTTATCGACGAGTTCTGA
- a CDS encoding PQQ-binding-like beta-propeller repeat protein, giving the protein MEKRQQEGGGDRPVVRGVDRRRFLQGTTGVGLLAAASIGRVTSVASRGTPTADPRWQREFPSADPSQFTVGDEFVFASRSKEGESTGTSVIALDIDTGDEAWRFDLGAQSIEPVAVANDTLLVATEIDYFGDQPGILLALDVTTGDEIWRADTDTVEDTFHRIVAADGIVYAKTLTADLYAFDVDTGEKRWHSDAEYRWDTDTEDSTSLFLDFHFQIAGGNVLLEKWDADGKNPLLALDATTDEEVWEFTTDEDGDGSLVRNGAVYVGGGDTLSVLNAKTGEVEWTFTANERWTTPLSIADGTLFLQSNRTVVPDSGSVEYPTTLYAVDIQTGEERWQNDEFHLNDTIVSDGSLLGRRDDSLYSINVSSGAEEWHTTGGNEWNFGDVDITTGPLVDDTLFFLDEEVSKSGSAVYALDISSGTSEVFFSTDSPSTDIATRNGSLFVGTETHLYALDVDGGSKEDAGDSESGDSDSNSGDKSSESGDDGDWGNESPESGSDGESGDSSSGTGDNETSGGDAASDNSSSGTGDGGSADSSADGGSGSADPAGDDSRANGDETPGMGIPAAVTSLGGIGYALKRRVQHLESDDS; this is encoded by the coding sequence ATGGAAAAAAGGCAGCAGGAAGGCGGTGGGGATCGGCCAGTTGTGCGCGGGGTAGACCGACGGCGGTTCCTGCAGGGGACGACGGGCGTCGGTCTGCTGGCAGCGGCAAGCATCGGACGCGTCACGTCGGTCGCGTCACGGGGTACACCCACTGCTGACCCACGATGGCAGCGAGAATTTCCGTCGGCCGATCCGTCACAATTTACCGTGGGCGACGAGTTCGTCTTTGCGTCTCGATCGAAAGAGGGTGAGTCGACTGGAACGTCCGTGATCGCACTGGATATCGACACCGGGGACGAAGCGTGGCGGTTTGACCTCGGGGCCCAGTCGATCGAGCCCGTGGCAGTCGCGAACGATACGCTGCTCGTGGCGACAGAAATCGACTATTTCGGGGACCAACCTGGAATCTTGCTAGCGCTGGATGTGACCACGGGTGACGAAATATGGCGTGCTGACACCGATACTGTCGAGGATACATTTCACAGAATCGTAGCGGCGGACGGAATCGTCTACGCTAAAACCCTGACTGCTGACCTGTACGCGTTCGACGTGGACACGGGTGAGAAACGGTGGCACTCCGATGCCGAGTACCGGTGGGACACCGATACCGAGGACAGTACCAGTCTGTTTCTCGATTTCCATTTCCAGATCGCCGGTGGCAACGTATTGCTCGAAAAATGGGACGCCGATGGCAAAAATCCCCTGCTCGCCCTCGATGCGACTACGGACGAGGAAGTCTGGGAGTTCACGACAGACGAGGACGGGGATGGTTCTCTCGTACGTAATGGCGCCGTCTACGTCGGGGGTGGTGATACCCTGTCCGTCTTGAATGCGAAGACGGGCGAAGTGGAATGGACGTTCACTGCGAACGAGAGGTGGACGACTCCGTTGTCGATCGCCGACGGAACTCTCTTTCTCCAGAGTAATCGCACTGTGGTGCCAGACTCTGGCTCCGTCGAATACCCTACCACGTTGTACGCAGTCGATATACAGACCGGCGAAGAACGGTGGCAGAATGATGAGTTTCACTTGAATGATACGATCGTCTCTGATGGCTCGCTACTGGGGAGGCGTGACGACTCCTTGTATAGTATAAACGTGTCCTCTGGTGCGGAAGAGTGGCACACAACTGGTGGGAACGAATGGAACTTTGGGGACGTGGATATCACCACGGGGCCTCTGGTGGACGACACGCTATTTTTCCTGGACGAGGAGGTGTCGAAGTCCGGATCTGCCGTATACGCACTGGACATCTCGTCCGGAACGTCGGAGGTATTCTTCTCCACGGACAGTCCCTCCACTGACATTGCAACCCGGAACGGATCACTCTTCGTCGGGACCGAAACTCACCTCTACGCGCTGGACGTCGACGGTGGCTCGAAGGAGGATGCGGGCGATTCCGAATCCGGCGATTCGGACTCGAACTCGGGTGATAAATCGTCGGAGAGCGGAGACGACGGTGATTGGGGGAACGAGTCACCGGAGAGTGGAAGCGACGGCGAATCCGGGGATTCGAGCTCCGGAACAGGCGACAACGAGACGTCCGGGGGCGACGCGGCGTCGGATAACAGCTCGTCGGGGACTGGCGACGGTGGCTCCGCCGATTCTTCGGCGGATGGAGGATCGGGATCCGCCGATCCCGCGGGGGACGACTCGAGAGCGAACGGAGACGAGACGCCCGGGATGGGGATTCCCGCGGCAGTGACGAGTCTCGGCGGGATCGGGTACGCGTTGAAACGGCGAGTACAGCACCTCGAGTCGGACGACTCGTGA
- a CDS encoding DUF5784 family protein, with protein MARPLRFRYSPQSWSDGRVQHDILRSLQSNIGARAVTPWFKIGGGWQSHRFEMENGDVALFARTDDEAYWMGNTQTPSALWKTDKFGWREVPYHVSRWAKRELTATLHEQAPWLAEYPHLSWFFLPVFMSKDGRESTRAFFRDHDAGFPDAGRRETTRFFEEFLRTGVLDDYRHVMSGKLGTSDHVDRVRMSAAMAEFIAAKILTEAGYDVVPEIEVTTGHSLDFRAENDDTNVLVEVTRPQPPQKRAASGPVAAVRDTAETKTNGQLAEHGGGAVLFVDCSSFRDDAWAAVRGEQPDVRHRPAVVYRARPNGRVEGYRKGSVPLELGDALEFLD; from the coding sequence GTGGCACGGCCGCTACGCTTTCGATACTCGCCCCAGTCGTGGAGCGACGGGCGAGTGCAACACGACATTCTCAGATCGCTCCAATCGAATATCGGGGCTCGCGCCGTCACGCCGTGGTTCAAAATCGGCGGCGGTTGGCAATCACACCGCTTCGAGATGGAAAACGGCGACGTCGCCCTCTTCGCGCGTACCGACGACGAGGCCTACTGGATGGGCAACACGCAGACCCCCTCCGCGCTGTGGAAGACCGATAAGTTCGGCTGGCGGGAGGTTCCCTATCACGTCTCGCGATGGGCGAAGCGAGAACTGACCGCGACGCTCCACGAGCAAGCCCCCTGGCTCGCCGAGTATCCCCATCTCTCGTGGTTTTTCCTCCCGGTGTTCATGTCCAAGGACGGCCGCGAATCGACGCGCGCGTTCTTTCGCGACCACGACGCCGGCTTTCCCGATGCCGGCCGCCGCGAGACGACCCGTTTCTTCGAAGAATTCCTGCGAACCGGCGTCCTGGACGACTACCGCCACGTCATGTCGGGCAAACTCGGGACGAGCGACCACGTCGATCGCGTCCGGATGAGCGCCGCGATGGCCGAGTTCATCGCCGCGAAAATCCTCACCGAGGCGGGCTACGACGTGGTCCCCGAAATCGAGGTGACGACCGGTCACTCGCTCGACTTCCGGGCGGAAAACGACGATACCAACGTCCTCGTAGAAGTCACGCGCCCACAGCCGCCGCAAAAACGGGCCGCCTCCGGCCCCGTGGCCGCCGTCCGCGACACCGCCGAGACGAAAACGAACGGCCAACTGGCCGAACACGGCGGCGGCGCGGTCCTGTTCGTCGACTGCTCGAGTTTTCGCGACGACGCCTGGGCCGCCGTCCGCGGCGAGCAACCAGACGTGCGCCACCGCCCGGCCGTCGTCTACCGCGCCCGGCCGAACGGCCGCGTCGAAGGCTACCGGAAGGGATCGGTGCCTCTCGAACTGGGCGACGCCCTCGAGTTTCTGGACTGA
- a CDS encoding DUF5786 family protein, which produces MSMGAYDEDEHERREQQASTVDADFDDERTIYHGQVEYDSGESAEELLDQFEQIKSE; this is translated from the coding sequence ATGTCAATGGGTGCCTATGACGAAGACGAACACGAGCGACGCGAACAACAGGCCTCGACGGTTGACGCGGATTTCGACGACGAGCGGACGATCTACCACGGCCAGGTCGAGTACGACTCCGGCGAATCCGCAGAAGAACTCCTCGACCAGTTCGAGCAGATAAAATCGGAGTAA
- a CDS encoding YkgJ family cysteine cluster protein — protein MEVNCEGCAGCCMDWRSLLEGDSESTDANSGENGGEYGSGGDRDSGRRPRRRRDPIDGVDGDAPSRKPLDDDPNFVALTRDEVRAFLEAGMGDALTPRFWEARDESEGVEVDGHTVAAVAGRPAFFVGLRKPPKPVAPFGREEPTWLPSCVFLDPTTLQCRIHESDLFPDECGSYPAYNLALEQETECERVEAAVGGDRLLEADSDDTEGLLLGSQALGAKLFSHPRPADLAGIVGRAAAGELTRRDRAEAIAVAAASSPGTLAISDHHYGWAKARVLEGEGADSSAEREPWVGPAIRDWHRRHREGVGAVPPPDVADAVEVERGAPETPGWDALE, from the coding sequence ATGGAGGTGAACTGCGAGGGCTGTGCCGGCTGTTGTATGGATTGGCGATCGCTGCTCGAGGGCGACTCGGAATCGACCGACGCGAACAGCGGCGAGAACGGGGGCGAGTACGGGAGCGGCGGGGACCGCGATTCCGGGCGCCGGCCTCGTCGACGGCGCGACCCCATCGACGGCGTGGACGGAGACGCCCCGTCCCGGAAGCCGCTCGACGACGATCCGAACTTCGTCGCGCTGACCCGCGACGAGGTGCGGGCGTTCCTCGAGGCGGGGATGGGCGACGCGCTCACCCCGCGGTTCTGGGAGGCTCGCGACGAGAGCGAGGGGGTCGAAGTGGACGGCCACACCGTCGCCGCCGTCGCGGGTCGGCCCGCGTTCTTCGTGGGCCTTCGCAAGCCGCCGAAGCCGGTCGCCCCGTTCGGCCGCGAGGAGCCGACGTGGCTCCCGAGTTGCGTCTTCCTCGATCCGACGACCCTCCAGTGTCGGATCCACGAGAGCGATCTCTTTCCGGACGAGTGCGGATCGTATCCCGCGTACAATCTCGCGCTCGAGCAGGAAACCGAGTGCGAACGCGTCGAAGCGGCCGTCGGCGGTGACCGGCTACTCGAGGCCGACTCCGACGATACGGAGGGACTGCTACTGGGCTCGCAGGCGCTCGGTGCGAAGCTGTTCTCCCATCCGCGACCGGCCGATCTCGCGGGAATCGTCGGTCGGGCGGCGGCAGGCGAACTCACGCGGCGGGATCGCGCCGAGGCGATCGCGGTCGCCGCCGCCTCGAGTCCCGGGACGCTCGCGATTTCCGATCACCACTACGGGTGGGCGAAAGCGCGAGTGCTCGAGGGTGAAGGCGCCGACTCGTCGGCGGAACGCGAACCGTGGGTCGGTCCGGCAATCCGCGACTGGCACCGGCGCCACCGGGAGGGCGTCGGGGCCGTTCCACCGCCGGACGTCGCCGACGCCGTCGAGGTCGAACGTGGCGCACCCGAAACGCCGGGCTGGGATGCCCTCGAGTGA
- a CDS encoding DUF7561 family protein, which translates to MSKASCDGCGRTVTVSGGIANLWSFGTDAGTVGTAISLELEDGTKHLLCYPCLEAIPDHPTVEDVERLEQVDEKSSRLRTR; encoded by the coding sequence ATGTCGAAGGCTTCGTGCGACGGCTGCGGCCGGACGGTCACGGTTTCGGGTGGCATCGCCAACCTCTGGTCGTTCGGGACGGACGCCGGCACCGTCGGGACCGCGATCTCCCTGGAACTCGAGGACGGGACGAAACACCTGCTTTGTTATCCGTGTCTCGAGGCGATCCCCGACCATCCGACCGTCGAGGACGTCGAGCGACTCGAGCAGGTCGACGAGAAATCCTCGCGTCTTCGGACCCGGTGA
- a CDS encoding type II toxin-antitoxin system HicB family antitoxin encodes MVVVDIGVQSRRDSNGETITITDRWYVARDESTGVASQGETKIEAIANLTEALELHARPAPESDEETEPSTAPWL; translated from the coding sequence GTGGTAGTAGTAGATATAGGAGTGCAATCCCGACGTGATTCGAACGGCGAAACCATCACCATCACAGACCGGTGGTACGTCGCGAGAGACGAATCCACAGGGGTTGCGAGCCAAGGCGAGACGAAAATCGAAGCGATAGCGAACCTTACTGAAGCCCTCGAGTTACACGCGCGGCCAGCCCCCGAAAGTGACGAGGAAACGGAGCCATCGACGGCACCTTGGCTCTGA